From a region of the Canis lupus dingo isolate Sandy chromosome 5, ASM325472v2, whole genome shotgun sequence genome:
- the PSKH1 gene encoding serine/threonine-protein kinase H1 isoform X1, giving the protein MGCGTSKVLPEPPKDVQLDLVKKVEPSSGTEKDVHKHFITEVNSDLKAGFPAASQCANPCPSAPITSHTEPPSEPPRRARVAKYRAKFDPRVTAKYDIKALIGRGSFSRVVRVEHRATRQPYAIKMIETKYREGREVCESELRVLRRVRHANIIQLVEVFETQERVYMVMELATGGELFDRIIAKGSFTERDATRVLQMVLDGVRYLHALGITHRDLKPENLLYYHPGTDSKIIITDFGLASARKKGDDCLMKTTCGTPEYIAPEVLVRKPYTNSVDMWALGVIAYILLSGTMPFEDDNRTRLYRQILRGKYSYSGEPWPSVSNLAKDFIDRLLTVDPGARMTALQALRHPWVVSMAASSSMKNLHRSISQNLLKRASSRCQSTKSAQSTRSSRSTRSNKSRRVRERELRELNLRYQQQYNG; this is encoded by the exons ATGGGCTGTGGGACAAGCAAGGTCCTTCCTGAGCCGCCAAAGGATGTCCAGCTGGATCTCGTCAAGAAGGTGGAGCCCTCCAGTGGCACTGAGAAGGATGTGCACAAGCACTTCATCACAGAGGTGAACAGTGATCTTAAAGCTGGGTTCCCAGCAGCCAGTCAGTGTGCAAACCCCTGCCCCAGTGCCCCCATTACCAGCCACACAGAACCTCCTTCAGAACCACCACGCAGGGCCAGGGTGGCTAAGTACAGGGCTAAGTTTGACCCACGTGTGACAGCCAAGTATGACATCAAAGCTCTGATTGGCCGAGGCAGCTTCAGCCGAGTGGTACGTGTGGAGCACCGGGCAACCCGGCAGCCATATGCCATCAAGATGATTGAGACCAAGTACCGGGAAGGGCGAGAGGTATGTGAGTCAGAGCTGCGTGTGCTGCGCCGGGTGCGTCATGCCAACATCATCCAGCTGGTGGAGGTGTTTGAGACGCAGGAGCGTGTGTACATGGTGATGGAGCTGGCCACCGGTGGAGAGCTCTTTGACCGGATCATCGCCAAGGGTTCTTTCACTGAACGTGATGCCACAAGAGTGCTGCAGATGGTGCTGGATGGTGTCCGATATCTGCATGCACTGGGCATTACACACCGAGACCTCAAGCCTGAAAACCTGCTCTACTACCACCCAGGCACTGACTCCAAGATCATCATCACTGACTTTGGCCTGGCCAGTGCCCGCAAGAAGGGTGACGACTGCCTGATGAAGACCACCTGCGGCACACCCGAGTACATTGCTCCTGAGGTCCTGGTCCGCAAGCCCTACACCAATTCAGTTGACATGTGGGCACTGGGTGTCATTGCCTACATCCTGCTCAGTGGCACCATGCCCTTTGAGGATGACAACCGTACCAGACTGTACCGGCAAATCCTCAGGGGCAAGTACAGTTACTCTGGGGAG CCCTGGCCCAGTGTGTCCAACCTGGCCAAGGACTTCATTGACCGCCTGCTGACGGTGGACCCCGGCGCCCGTATGACTGCACTGCAGGCCCTGAGGCACCCATGGGTGGTGAGCATGGCAGCCTCTTCATCCATGAAGAATCTGCACCGCTCCATCTCCCAGAACCTCCTCAAACGTGCTTCCTCACGCTGTCAGAGCACCAAATCGGCCCAGTCCACGCGTTCCAGCCGCTCCACACGCTCCAACAAGTCGCGCCGTGTACGGGAGAGGGAACTGCGGGAGCTCAACCTGCGCTACCAGCAGCAGTacaatggctga
- the PSKH1 gene encoding serine/threonine-protein kinase H1 isoform X2 produces the protein MGCGTSKVLPEPPKDVQLDLVKKVEPSSGTEKDVHKHFITEVNSDLKAGFPAASQCANPCPSAPITSHTEPPSEPPRRARVAKYRAKFDPRVTAKYDIKALIGRGSFSRVVRVEHRATRQPYAIKMIETKYREGREVCESELRVLRRVRHANIIQLVEVFETQERVYMVMELATGGELFDRIIAKGSFTERDATRVLQMVLDGVRYLHALGITHRDLKPENLLYYHPGTDSKIIITDFGLASARKKGDDCLMKTTCGTPEYIAPEVLVRKPYTNSVDMWALGVIAYILLSGTMPFEDDNRTRLYRQILRGKYSYSGEALSPEVLFPAVQPPLIPCQILECPGPVCPTWPRTSLTAC, from the exons ATGGGCTGTGGGACAAGCAAGGTCCTTCCTGAGCCGCCAAAGGATGTCCAGCTGGATCTCGTCAAGAAGGTGGAGCCCTCCAGTGGCACTGAGAAGGATGTGCACAAGCACTTCATCACAGAGGTGAACAGTGATCTTAAAGCTGGGTTCCCAGCAGCCAGTCAGTGTGCAAACCCCTGCCCCAGTGCCCCCATTACCAGCCACACAGAACCTCCTTCAGAACCACCACGCAGGGCCAGGGTGGCTAAGTACAGGGCTAAGTTTGACCCACGTGTGACAGCCAAGTATGACATCAAAGCTCTGATTGGCCGAGGCAGCTTCAGCCGAGTGGTACGTGTGGAGCACCGGGCAACCCGGCAGCCATATGCCATCAAGATGATTGAGACCAAGTACCGGGAAGGGCGAGAGGTATGTGAGTCAGAGCTGCGTGTGCTGCGCCGGGTGCGTCATGCCAACATCATCCAGCTGGTGGAGGTGTTTGAGACGCAGGAGCGTGTGTACATGGTGATGGAGCTGGCCACCGGTGGAGAGCTCTTTGACCGGATCATCGCCAAGGGTTCTTTCACTGAACGTGATGCCACAAGAGTGCTGCAGATGGTGCTGGATGGTGTCCGATATCTGCATGCACTGGGCATTACACACCGAGACCTCAAGCCTGAAAACCTGCTCTACTACCACCCAGGCACTGACTCCAAGATCATCATCACTGACTTTGGCCTGGCCAGTGCCCGCAAGAAGGGTGACGACTGCCTGATGAAGACCACCTGCGGCACACCCGAGTACATTGCTCCTGAGGTCCTGGTCCGCAAGCCCTACACCAATTCAGTTGACATGTGGGCACTGGGTGTCATTGCCTACATCCTGCTCAGTGGCACCATGCCCTTTGAGGATGACAACCGTACCAGACTGTACCGGCAAATCCTCAGGGGCAAGTACAGTTACTCTGGGGAG GCTCTCTCCCCTGAGGTCCTCTTTCCTGCCGTTCAGCCCCCACTCATCCCCTGCCAGATCCTAGAATG CCCTGGCCCAGTGTGTCCAACCTGGCCAAGGACTTCATTGACCGCCTGCTGA